The following are encoded together in the Tatumella ptyseos genome:
- the ccmE gene encoding cytochrome c maturation protein CcmE translates to MNLRRRKRLITVLAIVIGLGIATALVMYALRSNIDLFYTPSEILNGKGEDHQIPEPGQRLRVGGMVMPGSVKRDPNTLAVTFKLYDANGVVSVSYVGILPDLFREGQGVVAQGVLAPNHLINAEQVLAKHDEKYTPPEIEDAMKKNHQQAGVAQAGTKE, encoded by the coding sequence ATGAATCTTCGTCGTCGTAAAAGGTTGATTACGGTACTGGCCATAGTGATTGGACTAGGCATTGCCACAGCGTTGGTCATGTACGCTTTAAGGTCGAATATCGATCTCTTTTACACCCCGAGCGAAATTCTCAACGGTAAAGGGGAAGATCATCAGATTCCTGAACCGGGTCAGCGCCTTCGCGTTGGCGGTATGGTGATGCCTGGGAGTGTCAAGCGCGATCCTAACACCTTAGCGGTGACATTTAAGTTATATGATGCAAACGGCGTCGTATCGGTCAGCTATGTCGGTATTTTGCCAGACCTATTTAGGGAAGGGCAGGGGGTCGTCGCACAAGGTGTTTTAGCCCCTAATCATCTCATCAACGCGGAGCAAGTTTTAGCGAAACATGATGAGAAATATACGCCACCGGAAATTGAGGATGCGATGAAAAAAAATCACCAACAAGCGGGTGTAGCGCAGGCGGGGACAAAAGAATGA
- a CDS encoding diguanylate cyclase domain-containing protein, with protein MSKMLCLKKSSKSSIRKKIRKVSLFNSLLNLFACWVLLFSTAIYFIKDYEQRNMELLSTSLSSSLTAATVFEDSYNANRKINALGEQQMFDSAVLYAKDGHIITRWEHPQKTSCFGRYLHNWLYPNEKKVAIIHDQSVVGWLFIVGNDSYLLNFILYSILILTIGMMLIFIFSFILSSIMYRKILVAMNLITTKINHIIHTKDFTKRLPDNALKEFHYFSDNVNSLISEIERLNGDLIDENKSLTIKAYQDSLTRLDNRAAFINHLQFMLSENSPYPSFYILFMDGNKFKQINDTWGHAAGDKVLQEVGSRLKSMVNVEDCVARLGGDEFAMILSDMKSDDHVEQFIGELHQTFRPPITIAEGHRLSFSLTIGFTRATQDEDLNDILLRADAHMYLNKKMER; from the coding sequence ATGAGTAAAATGCTCTGTCTGAAAAAGTCATCAAAAAGTTCAATTAGGAAGAAAATAAGAAAGGTAAGCTTATTTAATTCGCTACTGAATCTTTTTGCTTGCTGGGTACTACTATTTTCTACAGCAATTTATTTTATTAAAGACTATGAACAGCGAAACATGGAGCTGCTCTCAACGAGTTTAAGTAGTAGTCTGACCGCTGCGACGGTGTTTGAAGATAGTTATAATGCGAATCGGAAAATTAATGCGCTAGGCGAACAGCAAATGTTTGATTCAGCAGTCCTTTATGCAAAGGATGGGCATATTATTACTCGTTGGGAACACCCACAAAAAACATCATGTTTTGGACGCTATCTACATAATTGGCTGTACCCCAACGAAAAAAAAGTAGCGATCATTCATGATCAGTCTGTAGTGGGGTGGTTATTTATCGTGGGGAATGACAGTTATTTACTTAACTTCATACTCTATTCTATTTTGATTTTAACCATCGGAATGATGTTGATTTTTATCTTCTCATTTATTTTAAGCTCAATAATGTATAGGAAAATTTTGGTCGCTATGAATCTAATTACGACTAAAATTAATCACATAATTCATACCAAAGATTTTACAAAAAGGTTGCCGGATAATGCACTGAAGGAGTTTCACTACTTTTCTGACAATGTTAACAGTCTAATCAGTGAAATTGAAAGGCTTAATGGTGATCTCATTGATGAGAATAAATCTCTTACTATAAAAGCTTATCAAGACTCTTTAACTCGACTTGATAATCGAGCAGCTTTTATTAATCACTTACAATTTATGTTGAGTGAAAATAGCCCATATCCTAGTTTTTATATTCTCTTTATGGATGGGAATAAATTCAAGCAAATTAATGATACTTGGGGGCATGCAGCCGGCGATAAGGTACTGCAAGAAGTGGGTTCTAGATTGAAATCCATGGTGAATGTAGAGGATTGTGTGGCACGCTTAGGCGGCGACGAGTTTGCTATGATTCTTTCTGATATGAAGAGTGATGATCACGTGGAACAGTTTATCGGGGAGCTTCATCAAACGTTTCGACCGCCTATTACTATTGCTGAAGGTCATAGGCTCTCTTTTTCGTTGACTATTGGCTTCACCAGGGCAACTCAGGACGAAGACCTGAATGATATTTTATTACGAGCTGACGCTCATATGTATCTCAATAAGAAAATGGAAAGATAG
- a CDS encoding heme ABC transporter permease yields the protein MWKWFHLLAKPDRLYRLCGQWLPWLAIGTVCSLALGWGWGFVFAPPDYQQGESYRIMYLHVPAAMWSMGIYAAMAVSAFTGLVWQMKMSDLVARAMAPIGAAFTLIALVTGAAWGKPMWGTWWIWDARLTSELILLFIYMGIIALYHAFDDRRAAGRAASILILVGVVNIPIIHYSVQWWNTLHQGSSGLLQQAIAPEMRTPLRWSILGYLLFFITLTLSRLRNLLLLTEQHRPWAKEIALQERKK from the coding sequence ATGTGGAAATGGTTTCATCTTTTGGCAAAGCCTGATCGATTGTATCGACTTTGTGGCCAATGGTTGCCGTGGCTTGCGATTGGCACAGTGTGTAGTCTCGCCTTAGGATGGGGGTGGGGTTTCGTCTTTGCACCACCTGATTATCAGCAAGGTGAAAGCTATCGCATCATGTATCTCCATGTTCCTGCGGCAATGTGGTCGATGGGGATTTATGCAGCAATGGCGGTCAGCGCTTTCACTGGCCTAGTGTGGCAAATGAAAATGTCAGACCTCGTCGCCAGAGCCATGGCGCCTATCGGTGCAGCATTCACCCTAATTGCCTTAGTGACGGGTGCCGCGTGGGGGAAACCAATGTGGGGCACATGGTGGATTTGGGATGCTCGCCTGACATCAGAACTCATTCTTCTATTTATTTATATGGGTATCATCGCGCTCTATCATGCTTTCGACGATCGGCGGGCTGCTGGACGAGCGGCCAGCATTCTGATTCTGGTCGGTGTGGTCAATATACCCATTATTCATTATTCGGTGCAGTGGTGGAATACGCTACATCAAGGGTCCTCTGGCCTACTGCAGCAAGCCATCGCACCAGAGATGCGTACGCCACTACGTTGGTCGATTTTAGGCTATTTACTCTTCTTTATTACCTTAACGCTCAGTCGATTACGTAACCTACTGCTATTGACCGAGCAACATCGGCCATGGGCGAAGGAAATTGCACTTCAGGAGAGAAAAAAATGA
- a CDS encoding OmpA family protein → MRCLLVFFSLLITIMLSGCQTDGPFNAGQKKALQQEGFQYLGSHWELGINDKILFGIEQSSLTPESRQKISTIANNLKRVGIVHVAFNGHTDNYGKADYNQQLSYLRAKSVARVWMESTGGDLKDITVRGYGMSKPIATNRTGQGRAMNRRVAIVIEAP, encoded by the coding sequence ATGCGATGTCTATTGGTATTTTTTTCACTCCTTATCACAATTATGCTGTCAGGTTGCCAAACGGATGGCCCTTTTAATGCGGGTCAAAAAAAAGCATTACAGCAGGAAGGCTTCCAATATTTAGGTTCCCATTGGGAGCTGGGAATTAATGACAAGATACTCTTTGGTATTGAGCAATCTTCACTCACACCAGAGAGCCGACAGAAAATCAGCACCATTGCTAATAACCTAAAACGAGTTGGTATAGTTCATGTTGCCTTCAATGGTCATACCGATAATTATGGTAAGGCAGATTATAACCAACAACTTTCTTATCTTCGTGCCAAAAGTGTCGCAAGAGTATGGATGGAGAGTACTGGGGGTGATCTGAAGGATATTACTGTCAGGGGATACGGAATGTCGAAACCCATAGCCACCAATAGAACCGGGCAAGGAAGAGCCATGAATAGACGCGTGGCGATCGTTATTGAAGCGCCTTAG
- a CDS encoding cytochrome c-type biogenesis protein, whose translation MFRKYLMLIAGLLLTTSAWAAIDTYHFSSVEQEEQYRQLTQSLRCPKCQNNSIADSSAMIAADMREKVYQLMEQGQSRQQIIDYMVARYGNFVTYEPPVTPSTLILWLGPLLFVIGGGVVIFLRAKRQPQATTLSAEEQQRLAKVTADKEQQ comes from the coding sequence ATGTTCAGAAAATATTTAATGTTGATTGCCGGTCTGTTACTGACAACCTCCGCTTGGGCAGCCATCGATACTTATCATTTTTCGTCGGTAGAGCAAGAAGAGCAATATCGACAGTTGACGCAGTCTCTGCGTTGTCCGAAATGCCAAAATAATAGTATTGCGGATTCTTCGGCGATGATAGCCGCGGATATGCGTGAAAAAGTTTATCAATTGATGGAGCAGGGCCAATCACGGCAACAAATCATTGACTATATGGTTGCGCGCTACGGTAATTTCGTGACTTACGAGCCGCCAGTGACCCCTTCAACGCTGATCTTATGGTTGGGACCTTTACTGTTTGTGATTGGCGGCGGGGTTGTTATTTTTCTCCGTGCAAAACGACAGCCTCAAGCCACTACACTATCGGCTGAAGAGCAACAACGTTTAGCCAAAGTGACAGCCGATAAGGAGCAACAGTAA
- a CDS encoding VOC family protein has product MIKGIEHIGLTVEDPDKAELFFKNTFGAEVLHRVIPFGDESKHIPGEKLSPLQGFPPELAMTSVTMLRLANGPNIEIIGVTPTLTNQNRNIGHPGFNHISLYTDDIAAAGEKMRQNGATMFEGPNDCFSSEAGKGNQTWFGITPFGLLIELVSLPSGVETTSTTQRWIPSS; this is encoded by the coding sequence ATGATTAAAGGTATCGAACATATTGGGTTAACGGTTGAAGATCCTGATAAAGCAGAACTCTTTTTTAAAAACACTTTCGGTGCGGAAGTGCTGCATCGGGTAATTCCTTTTGGGGATGAAAGTAAGCATATCCCAGGTGAAAAATTGAGTCCGCTGCAAGGCTTTCCGCCTGAATTAGCGATGACATCCGTCACAATGCTACGTTTAGCTAATGGCCCTAACATCGAAATCATTGGCGTCACCCCGACGCTGACGAATCAGAATCGTAACATCGGTCATCCTGGCTTCAATCATATTTCACTCTATACCGACGACATTGCCGCAGCAGGTGAGAAGATGCGACAGAATGGCGCAACAATGTTCGAGGGGCCTAACGACTGTTTCAGCTCTGAAGCCGGTAAAGGTAATCAAACTTGGTTTGGCATAACCCCGTTCGGCCTACTGATTGAACTGGTCTCTCTCCCCTCAGGTGTTGAGACTACCTCAACAACTCAACGCTGGATCCCAAGCTCATAG
- a CDS encoding diguanylate phosphodiesterase → MLTTIIYRSHIGKNTSEPEVKKFIEKANQRNSDASVTGILLFDGEHFLQLLEGPEEEVETIYREICGDPRHFSLTELLRDYSIERHFGNAGMELFDLRNYDKTAVLDAVLDRATSKFKLTYDDRTLQFIKTFVECDNKASYLELAESEQWQFETKEQPHRIAEHSEELPYTFGFQPVINPATRKILSYEAKMRAADGQSPLKFFASLKRDEIYQVDLESKQTALEMAKSLGLNDSTLVLKLLPMTLVKNPHAVDFLIKVIDANGFIPQQIVISIDEDSVVNEDETFNTEILKLKRAGIRLAIDNFGAGMAGLLLLTRIQPELVLVDSDMLRDVHKNGPKQAINQSIIKICSSLEIQVIASGISQVEEWSWLRLAGIKAFQGDLFAGVLPRKLPAINWPVQQ, encoded by the coding sequence ATGCTTACAACCATCATCTATAGAAGTCATATCGGTAAAAATACTTCTGAACCTGAAGTTAAAAAGTTTATTGAAAAGGCTAACCAACGCAACTCTGACGCATCTGTAACAGGGATTTTACTGTTTGATGGTGAGCATTTTTTACAATTGCTTGAAGGACCTGAAGAGGAAGTCGAGACGATTTATCGTGAAATCTGCGGGGATCCTCGGCATTTTTCTTTAACTGAACTACTACGCGATTACTCAATCGAACGTCATTTCGGTAATGCAGGAATGGAACTGTTCGACCTGCGTAATTACGACAAAACCGCTGTGCTAGACGCCGTTCTCGATAGGGCAACGTCTAAATTCAAATTAACTTATGATGATCGCACCCTACAATTCATTAAAACTTTCGTAGAATGCGACAATAAAGCTAGTTACCTTGAATTAGCAGAAAGCGAACAATGGCAGTTCGAAACAAAAGAACAACCTCATCGAATCGCGGAACATTCTGAAGAACTGCCTTACACCTTCGGTTTTCAACCCGTCATCAACCCCGCGACTCGTAAGATTTTGAGCTACGAAGCTAAAATGCGTGCTGCCGATGGCCAATCACCACTCAAATTCTTTGCAAGTCTCAAGCGAGATGAGATTTACCAAGTGGATCTGGAGTCAAAACAGACCGCATTGGAGATGGCCAAATCCTTGGGTTTGAACGACTCTACTTTGGTGTTAAAGCTCCTTCCGATGACCTTAGTGAAAAATCCACATGCGGTAGATTTCCTTATTAAAGTCATTGATGCCAACGGGTTTATTCCACAACAAATCGTTATATCTATTGATGAAGACAGTGTGGTCAATGAAGATGAGACCTTCAATACTGAAATATTAAAACTCAAACGCGCTGGAATTCGCTTAGCTATCGATAATTTTGGTGCGGGGATGGCCGGACTATTGCTACTCACCCGTATTCAACCCGAATTAGTGTTGGTGGATAGCGACATGTTACGTGATGTCCACAAAAATGGCCCCAAACAAGCTATAAATCAATCAATCATCAAGATCTGCTCATCATTAGAAATCCAAGTGATTGCTTCTGGCATTTCTCAGGTTGAAGAGTGGTCTTGGCTACGACTAGCGGGGATTAAAGCTTTCCAAGGCGACCTCTTTGCAGGCGTGTTACCTCGTAAACTTCCTGCGATTAACTGGCCAGTTCAACAATAA
- the ccmA gene encoding cytochrome c biogenesis heme-transporting ATPase CcmA — protein sequence MLQALNLSCYRDERVLFKDLTFTLSAGEIMQVEGENGAGKTTLLRLLTGLSRPDEGAITWNEDPIAIQCEGWPEQMLYLAHLPGVKQVLTAYENLRFYHPLATRESIYQALEEVDLAGYEDIPVAQFSAGQQRRVALARLWLTQATLWILDEPLTAIDKWGVQKLNEKFSQHLALQGIIVLTTHQDLPASSLPIRKLRLSGDID from the coding sequence ATGTTGCAAGCCCTTAACCTCAGTTGTTACCGCGATGAACGTGTCTTATTCAAAGACCTAACGTTTACGCTATCTGCTGGGGAAATCATGCAGGTAGAAGGGGAAAATGGCGCGGGGAAAACGACCTTGTTGCGTTTGTTGACGGGATTAAGCCGACCCGATGAAGGGGCTATCACTTGGAATGAAGATCCTATCGCCATACAGTGCGAAGGATGGCCTGAACAGATGCTCTATTTGGCTCATTTACCCGGCGTTAAACAAGTTTTAACCGCTTATGAAAATCTTCGTTTTTATCATCCCTTAGCGACAAGAGAAAGCATCTACCAAGCTTTAGAAGAAGTTGACCTAGCAGGTTATGAAGATATTCCTGTGGCCCAATTTTCAGCCGGACAACAACGGCGTGTGGCGTTAGCCCGATTGTGGTTAACGCAGGCAACACTCTGGATCCTAGATGAACCCCTGACCGCCATTGATAAATGGGGCGTGCAGAAACTGAATGAAAAATTTTCGCAACATCTTGCTCTGCAAGGCATTATTGTGTTGACGACCCATCAGGATCTCCCGGCTTCATCACTGCCTATCCGAAAATTGCGATTGAGTGGAGACATTGATTAA
- the ccmD gene encoding heme exporter protein CcmD — MSPAFHSWAQFWAMGGYSFYVWLSVFVVLSIMIILVGHSVYQRRYLLATIASKQDREQRMMAAKKRKHSAGAKS, encoded by the coding sequence ATGAGTCCTGCATTTCATTCTTGGGCGCAGTTTTGGGCGATGGGCGGTTATAGCTTTTATGTGTGGCTATCGGTTTTCGTTGTCCTCTCAATCATGATTATTTTAGTCGGGCACAGTGTTTACCAACGCCGTTATTTATTGGCAACGATCGCCAGCAAGCAAGATCGTGAGCAGCGAATGATGGCAGCCAAAAAACGTAAGCACAGTGCGGGAGCAAAATCATGA
- the ccmB gene encoding heme exporter protein CcmB, with protein sequence MQRLLLRELKIAFRRRADIINPLWFFLIIVTLFPLGIGPESTLLARIAPGIVWVAALLASLLGLERMFRDDYLDGSLEQLLLLPTPLPIVAFVKVLAHWITSGLPLIILSPLASLFLSLNFSGWWGLVLTLLLGTLTFSFLGAIGVALTVGLRRGGVLLSLLVLPLAIPILIFASGAVDAASQGLAISGYLAILAAMLVVSVVLAPFAIAAALRVSLQ encoded by the coding sequence ATGCAACGTCTGCTACTCAGAGAACTGAAGATAGCCTTTCGCCGTCGTGCCGATATTATCAATCCGCTCTGGTTCTTTTTAATAATTGTTACGCTTTTTCCCTTAGGAATCGGTCCCGAAAGTACTTTACTCGCTCGGATCGCTCCCGGTATTGTGTGGGTAGCCGCGCTCCTTGCCTCACTTCTGGGGTTGGAAAGAATGTTTCGTGATGACTACCTTGATGGTTCATTAGAACAGCTACTCTTGCTCCCAACGCCTTTACCCATAGTGGCATTCGTTAAAGTCTTGGCTCATTGGATAACCAGTGGGTTACCCTTGATTATTTTGTCCCCTTTGGCATCGCTTTTTTTATCGCTTAATTTTTCCGGGTGGTGGGGGTTAGTTTTAACGCTTCTCCTCGGCACCCTTACCTTTAGCTTTCTTGGTGCCATTGGCGTGGCCTTGACGGTAGGACTCCGCCGCGGGGGAGTATTACTTAGTCTTCTCGTTCTTCCACTCGCTATTCCTATTCTCATTTTTGCGAGTGGTGCCGTGGATGCGGCCAGCCAAGGGCTAGCCATTTCAGGCTATTTGGCAATTTTGGCAGCCATGTTAGTGGTCAGTGTGGTGTTAGCGCCTTTTGCGATCGCCGCTGCACTTCGCGTCAGTTTGCAGTAA
- a CDS encoding heme lyase CcmF/NrfE family subunit has protein sequence MMPEIGSFLLCLATGLALILSIWPLWGARTLNLRLMALARPLSYALFLCIAAAFLILVNAFVENDFTVAYVVENSNTLLPVWYRVAATWGAHEGSLLLWLLMLSGWTFAVACFSRKMPLDSVARVLAVMGMINLGFLLFLTLTSNPFIRTLPNFPVDGSDLNPMLQDIGLIFHPPLLYMGYVGFSVAFAFAIASLMTGRLDTAWARWSRPWTTAAWVFLTIGIVLGSAWAYYELGWGGWWFWDPVENASLMPWLAGTALIHSLAVTEKRGTFKSWTVLLAITAFSLSLLGTFLVRSGVLVSVHSFASDPTRGMFILIFLVIVIGSSLLLYALKGGKVRSRIDNQLWSRESFLLSNNVLLIAAMLVVLLGTLLPLVHKQLGLGSISIGEPFFNTMFSWLMAPFALFLGIGPLVRWRRDEPQKLVKRLVLAMVATFAAAILIPWWLQDRIQGMTVVGLLMSLWVIILTIMELHERATHRHRFWYGVTKLSRSHWGMVLGHLGVAVTVIGIAFSTQYSVERDVRMKAGDSVSIHDYQFTFRGVKPLLGANYSGGSGVIDVTRQGKNEAVLYAEKRYYTAARTMMTEAAISGGVTRDLYAALGEELDDGSWAVRIYYKPFVRWIWFGGVFMAIGGIFCIADPRYRSAKKAQKKGEKS, from the coding sequence ATGATGCCTGAAATTGGTAGTTTCCTTTTATGTTTGGCTACCGGACTTGCCTTAATACTGAGTATTTGGCCTCTATGGGGAGCAAGAACCTTAAATTTACGTCTAATGGCTTTGGCTCGTCCATTGAGTTATGCGCTGTTCTTATGTATTGCAGCGGCATTCTTAATTTTAGTGAATGCTTTCGTCGAGAATGATTTTACCGTTGCCTATGTGGTCGAAAACTCGAACACCTTACTGCCGGTATGGTATCGGGTTGCAGCAACCTGGGGCGCACACGAAGGTTCGCTGCTGCTATGGCTGTTGATGTTAAGCGGCTGGACCTTCGCAGTAGCCTGCTTTAGCCGCAAAATGCCACTCGATTCCGTCGCGCGGGTATTGGCCGTGATGGGAATGATTAATCTCGGTTTTTTACTGTTTCTAACTTTAACGTCTAATCCCTTTATCCGTACGTTACCTAACTTCCCTGTGGATGGTAGCGATCTAAATCCCATGCTGCAGGATATTGGGCTGATTTTCCACCCTCCTTTACTGTATATGGGATATGTTGGTTTTTCAGTGGCATTTGCCTTTGCTATTGCGTCCTTAATGACAGGTCGTCTTGATACGGCATGGGCGAGATGGTCGCGTCCTTGGACCACGGCGGCGTGGGTATTTCTCACCATTGGTATTGTTTTAGGATCAGCATGGGCCTATTACGAATTAGGTTGGGGAGGATGGTGGTTCTGGGATCCAGTAGAGAATGCGTCACTCATGCCTTGGCTGGCGGGAACGGCATTAATTCACTCCTTGGCGGTTACAGAAAAACGCGGAACCTTTAAATCATGGACCGTATTGTTAGCGATCACCGCTTTCTCACTCAGCCTATTAGGGACCTTTCTCGTCCGTTCTGGCGTGCTGGTGTCGGTCCATTCCTTCGCGTCTGATCCAACGCGCGGCATGTTCATCCTTATTTTCCTTGTCATTGTTATTGGTAGTTCGTTGCTGCTGTATGCCTTAAAAGGAGGAAAAGTCCGTAGCCGTATCGATAATCAACTCTGGTCACGCGAATCGTTTTTGCTCAGCAATAACGTTTTACTGATTGCGGCGATGTTGGTGGTATTACTTGGTACGCTTTTACCGCTGGTTCACAAGCAGCTAGGACTGGGAAGCATCTCTATCGGTGAGCCATTTTTCAATACTATGTTTAGTTGGCTGATGGCCCCCTTTGCCTTGTTCCTGGGAATCGGGCCGCTGGTGCGCTGGCGTCGCGATGAACCGCAAAAACTAGTGAAGCGTTTAGTCCTCGCGATGGTGGCAACCTTTGCTGCAGCAATACTTATCCCATGGTGGTTACAAGACCGTATTCAAGGTATGACGGTTGTTGGGTTATTAATGTCTCTGTGGGTAATTATCTTGACTATTATGGAACTACACGAGCGGGCAACTCACCGACATCGTTTCTGGTATGGCGTGACGAAACTTTCTCGCAGTCATTGGGGGATGGTATTAGGGCATCTGGGCGTTGCCGTCACAGTAATTGGTATCGCCTTCAGCACGCAATATAGTGTGGAAAGAGATGTGCGGATGAAAGCGGGTGATAGCGTTTCGATTCATGATTATCAGTTTACTTTCCGCGGGGTCAAACCCCTGCTGGGCGCAAACTACAGTGGTGGCTCTGGGGTAATCGATGTCACGCGTCAGGGTAAGAATGAAGCTGTATTGTACGCGGAAAAACGCTATTACACGGCGGCTCGCACAATGATGACCGAAGCGGCGATCAGTGGCGGGGTAACGCGAGATCTCTATGCTGCACTGGGTGAAGAGTTAGATGATGGCTCGTGGGCGGTACGTATCTATTATAAGCCTTTCGTCCGTTGGATCTGGTTTGGTGGGGTATTTATGGCCATAGGGGGGATTTTCTGCATCGCAGACCCACGCTATCGCTCGGCGAAGAAAGCACAGAAAAAAGGGGAGAAATCATGA
- a CDS encoding DsbE family thiol:disulfide interchange protein, producing MNKKILFIPLVLFLLLAAALLWQLTRNAQGDDPTRLESALIGKPVPTFRLESLFEPGKRFDQQALIDGKPLLLNVWATWCPTCRAEHQYLNHLAEQGVRVVGLNYKDDRTKAVNWLNTLGNPYSLSLYDGDGMLGLDLGVYGAPETFLIDGQGIIRYRHAGDINERVWQQEVKPLWDKYSQQGQH from the coding sequence ATGAATAAAAAAATTCTTTTTATCCCATTGGTACTATTCCTGTTGTTAGCCGCCGCGCTTCTTTGGCAATTAACCCGTAATGCACAGGGTGACGATCCGACTCGATTGGAGTCTGCCTTAATCGGTAAGCCTGTACCGACTTTTCGATTAGAGTCTCTCTTTGAACCAGGGAAGCGTTTTGATCAACAGGCCTTGATCGATGGCAAGCCGTTACTGCTTAACGTATGGGCAACCTGGTGCCCGACTTGCCGAGCTGAACACCAGTATTTGAATCACTTGGCTGAACAAGGTGTCAGGGTGGTAGGGCTCAACTACAAAGATGATCGGACCAAAGCGGTAAACTGGCTAAATACTCTGGGTAATCCTTATTCGTTAAGTTTATATGATGGTGATGGGATGCTAGGGCTCGATCTTGGGGTTTACGGTGCACCTGAAACCTTCTTAATCGATGGCCAAGGTATTATTCGTTATCGCCATGCTGGAGATATCAATGAACGCGTTTGGCAGCAAGAAGTGAAGCCATTGTGGGATAAATATTCACAGCAGGGGCAACACTGA
- a CDS encoding YfiR family protein: MSRFLIFISLFISHFALAMSDDRDAQVSTNKIVEGIVSFSHWPNLTGQPLLCVSQKSTYFDFSKITQNQVFKVATITDKKDYLLSDCNAIYFGQEPESEQAAVIKSLTGENILTISENNADCVAGAAFCINRHEKKFKFSVNLDSLSRSGVKVNSDVLLLSKDGDE; this comes from the coding sequence ATGAGCCGTTTTTTGATTTTTATTTCTCTTTTTATCTCCCACTTTGCTTTAGCTATGTCGGATGATAGAGATGCACAAGTTTCGACGAATAAAATAGTTGAAGGCATTGTGAGCTTTTCACATTGGCCCAATCTTACCGGCCAACCTTTACTCTGTGTATCTCAAAAATCTACCTATTTCGATTTCTCTAAAATAACTCAAAATCAAGTATTTAAAGTAGCTACTATCACTGATAAAAAAGATTATTTATTAAGTGACTGTAATGCAATCTATTTCGGTCAGGAGCCTGAGAGTGAACAAGCTGCGGTGATAAAATCACTGACCGGAGAAAATATTCTTACTATCAGTGAAAACAATGCTGATTGTGTCGCCGGTGCGGCATTTTGTATTAATAGGCATGAGAAAAAATTTAAATTTTCAGTTAATTTAGATTCTCTCTCTCGTTCTGGTGTGAAAGTTAACTCAGATGTTTTATTATTATCGAAGGATGGGGATGAGTAA
- the pgaD gene encoding poly-beta-1,6-N-acetyl-D-glucosamine biosynthesis protein PgaD: MNDQPIVITEPRLHIKIIDSILTFIAWGGFIYLIIHEYQSLHDGGYSRLDDTARTLFNYFLCATIYIFVFILWAKYNQFFFSQERRRRKKTPNQATLAESFAITVQELEKLESHRLIKVFHHPSGQIKRCEILSLSAKRQ, encoded by the coding sequence ATGAATGATCAACCCATCGTTATTACAGAACCTCGTCTTCATATAAAGATAATCGATAGTATATTAACCTTCATTGCTTGGGGTGGTTTTATCTATCTAATTATTCATGAATATCAGTCGCTGCATGATGGAGGCTATAGTCGGTTGGACGATACGGCAAGAACACTCTTTAACTATTTTCTTTGTGCTACGATTTATATTTTCGTATTTATTTTGTGGGCTAAATATAATCAATTTTTTTTCAGTCAAGAGAGAAGAAGACGGAAAAAAACGCCTAACCAGGCAACACTAGCTGAGAGCTTTGCTATTACTGTCCAAGAATTGGAAAAGTTAGAGAGTCATAGGCTGATAAAAGTTTTTCATCACCCATCTGGGCAAATTAAGAGGTGTGAAATACTCTCTTTGTCAGCTAAAAGGCAATAA